In the genome of Acanthopagrus latus isolate v.2019 chromosome 4, fAcaLat1.1, whole genome shotgun sequence, the window taaaaaatgttataagtGCTCACGACCTCAGAATTGTCGGCGTCCGTGCGGTTTGTGCACGTTGTTCTGTGGTCTGAACTGCATcacgtagaaaaaaaaagtgacattaacACTTTACAGTAAAGGTACACAAAGGTGTGAGTGGGTTTCTCAGGAGCAGGTGAGGCGCGAATCAGAAACAACGTCATTCTTATTGAATCGTTAATGATTGATCCCTGAATAACTGTGACTCAAGGACCGGAGTTGAGAATCGTTTGGGGGATAATACGTATACGAACTCATCATTGGTTGATATTTCGTTCATAAATATCTGAATAtaatgcacaaaaaacaacagattaaatATCAATAATTCAGCTTCACTACTTAAAAGTAACTAATGAGTAAGTAATCAGTAGTTAATGAGTCTATCTGGTTACTCTCTGTattatgttttactttgattaattaattaactgtaATTAGTCATTAATGAGTCGACACTAGCTCTTGCTCCTCAGTGGCTGATTCGTAGAAAGTCCttatgaactaatcattacctaatgCGTCATTAACAATATGTTTCCCAGTCTGCTACCGTCACCGTTATTTAGGAGTTGCTCATTAACAAGTTATTAATCATCACGTTGTTTACTGATTCGTTCCTCGCTCTCTCCACATCTTTGGGAACATCGTCGTAACTTTCAGTGTGTTCGTTCCCTTTTAACAGTGTGTTTATCTTGTGTTTCCAGAAAAAATACCAGACAACAGATTGTAAAacatcacgcacacacacacacacacacacacacacacacacacacacacacacacacacacacacacacacacacacacacacacacacacaaacacacacagtggagtaGCTGTGGGTAGAAAACGTCATTAGTCAGGGTGGTTAACTCGGTGGAATGCAGCTCATCTGTACAGGGTCTATTATCCTATCGAGAGACCAAACAGATTAGGGAAACGTTATTAAAAGAGCTAATTTCCAAAACGTAACATATCCATTCTGTtaatacgaaaaaaaaaaatctttcagcACCTTTCAAAGCGTGAGGGTTTGTATGAATTCATCAATCAGACTAAGTCATCGTCTGCACTTTAAATGTAAccacagatttttcttttcttttcttttttttttttttgcagtcattTAGTCGCTTGaaagtttagatttttttttttctttcagctggtggatattttttttttgttttggaaagaaaCTCTTTCTGTTACACGACACTCTACACTGGTATCACTGAAAGAACAATCAATGACATCTAGAAAGGAAATGAACGTACCTTCACCAAGAAGcactgaatatatatattttagaaaTACATAGAAAAATATATAGTCATCTGAATGCCCATTATACAATTTTACACAGTAGTGTCAGTAAAAAGCCTATAAGATGGTGCGGAAAGGATGTGATACATACAGAGATGCTGACAGTGTGAGATCTGTGAGTGATGGCTGTTCGGGGAGGTGTTAAAGCGTGATGGATGGAGATGTTTGGGGCACGCTCTTCTTTTCCCTCAAACGTCAGAAAATCATACCTTTTTAGACAGAGTgtgaaacatctgttttttttgtttgttttttgttttgtagcttgatttttttttttttgcatcgtggactttttaatgcattttgtgtcCAACGATGTCAAAAAGACTCAAGATTAGTACCAATTAGTAAGTCTGTAACACTACCAggtattaatttaaaaaaaaaaaaaaaaaacaacaaaaaaacaaagatattggCAGCAGATACTTTGTACCTTTGTACCTCAAACAGCCACCGGAGTAAATACCTCTGGTGATGGAGGGGAACTGACAGCACACGCATGTGTTAAGACTAAAGCACAAACCTAACCCACAAAGTTAGAAGGTACAAAAATGCTACAGTAAGTGCACACAACCTCCGAGTGAGTAGCACTTGACACATTTGAAAGATTTAAACTATTTatactgtttcattttgtcgCGGTTTATGTTCAGAAAAACCATTTACATGAAATATCTGTATTAGTACGTACTGATATATAGAGGTATACTGATGCTTAACCCCACTGTGAGTCAAATAGTAAAAGCAAAtatccctaaaaaaaaaagaaaaaaaaaagtctgctcgGCTGTGATCGAGGACTAAAGCAACTGTACTCATAAATAATTTGGTGTAATTATTCTGAAGGGAGTTGGTGGATCCTCACATAACAAACTGTTCTGTAAACTGAAATTACCTCTGaattcagaaatgtgtttgggAACTATTAAATCCCACCCAAGTGTTgaattaaacacataaaacacatttgcagaATGCTGTTTGACTCACAGTGAGGTGTAATTTAAAGCCTGTTGAACGATAAtaaactttttcatttttttctttagaagcataacatttatatatatttttttatactcTACTTCACCGTGTGCCTGTAGTGAATAAACAACTTGCATTTCAGAACTATTTTGAATATCTAATATGACATCACATGAACCTTTTCATCTCAGCGTAGTCTAAAAAGTAAGATCATCTGgtagaaatgtgtttcataaaaagcagcttttttgcGAAATTCAGAGagcgttttttcttttttttttttttttctttttagcctCTGATCTCTGTGCTTAGATGCAAAGATCCATGTGAGCATGTGAATGAGCCTCCTTTATGTTGAGATTCCTATCATGGTTGAGATGTACATGTGGTGGAATGTGACTGTGATTCAAGCATTTTGTAAGGAGTCAATCAATATAAATCTTTGAAAGGCTTGGAGTAGTTAAACATCAGATAGTCCATGTAGTAGAAGTCGTAGACCCGCTGCCTCTCCAGCATGCTGACCTGTGAAAAGTATTTTTGCGTGATCTGCATAGAGGTCCTCGTGTCCGTCGGGTTCCTATCTTTAAAATTGGGCAGTGTGATGTTGGGTGGCGCCCCAGTCAATCGCAGGACAAAGTTGGactcctcctccatgttctcAAACTTACCGATGAAGTCGTAGTCTATGAGACAGGGGTTGCACAGCTGGTTCACCTGCTCCCAGTGGATGTCCATTCCCACGGGCCGGTGGACGTCCAGCAGGTACTGGACAAACTCCTTGAATGTGACGCCGCTGCCAGTCTTCAAGGCGGCCCGGGACGGGTTCACCCTGTACTTGGAAATGATTGGTTTCCCAAACAGGGAGTGGTAGTAGTTGTTAGGGTTTTCAAACTTGTCCCTGTACGCCGACACCATTCTCTCCAGGGGCTCGCGGACGAACATGACTTTGGTGTATGTCTCCAGACGGTGCATGATTCCCTGACGGTCAAAGTTGTCGAGCGTCTTGAGATGGTGGCCGTAGTGGACTGTGTCGTGTTTAATGCTCTGAGCGTTAGGCGCCTGGCCCGCCAGCACCATCAGGGTCCTCTTCCAGTTGGAGCAGCCTGCCTTGGGCACCTGGCAGTACAACAACTTGTACTTGTCCTCCACGTAGAGGTGCTTGACGTGATGGCGTGTGATTGTCCTAGAGATGCTGCTTTTGTACTTGGCGCAGATCTCCTTCATCAGTTTCCGCCGTGCCTCCAGGATATTAGGGGAAAAAGAGCCTaaagcaggggaggaggaggagactgaggatgaggatgagggagaggaagaggacgaggagacaTTTTTGTTGGTGTGGTTGATCGGGGGGCTCGTTTTCAGCAGTTTGCGCTGTCTTTTGGAGACATGAAGGGAGCCTATGTCCTGCTCCCGGGACCCAGTGGTGGCCGTCTGTCTGCTCGCCTCAAAGTGTGGGAACTGCATCGGAGGGATCGGGCTGGACAAGGATCCCTCTGCTGCCCGGTGGTCCTGGTAACCGTCAGGTTtgcccctctctctgtcctgcgTAGAAAGAGTCTATAAGACAATGAACGACAGCAG includes:
- the LOC119018753 gene encoding carbohydrate sulfotransferase 8-like isoform X2, translating into MLWMKWKIVVDSLRGRRRRLPCSLWFLLLFAAGGLVLFIHQRDLSEMVQQQGPGRRRPCFSTSSCPRSNCGNTFLTLCLTGVKLGSTPRQSREDRERGKPDGYQDHRAAEGSLSSPIPPMQFPHFEASRQTATTGSREQDIGSLHVSKRQRKLLKTSPPINHTNKNVSSSSSSPSSSSSVSSSSPALGSFSPNILEARRKLMKEICAKYKSSISRTITRHHVKHLYVEDKYKLLYCQVPKAGCSNWKRTLMVLAGQAPNAQSIKHDTVHYGHHLKTLDNFDRQGIMHRLETYTKVMFVREPLERMVSAYRDKFENPNNYYHSLFGKPIISKYRVNPSRAALKTGSGVTFKEFVQYLLDVHRPVGMDIHWEQVNQLCNPCLIDYDFIGKFENMEEESNFVLRLTGAPPNITLPNFKDRNPTDTRTSMQITQKYFSQVSMLERQRVYDFYYMDYLMFNYSKPFKDLY
- the LOC119018753 gene encoding carbohydrate sulfotransferase 8-like isoform X3; its protein translation is MLWMKWKIVVDSLRGRRRRLPCSLWFLLLFAAGGLVLFIHQRDLSEMVQQQGPGVKLGSTPRQSRETLSTQDRERGKPDGYQDHRAAEGSLSSPIPPMQFPHFEASRQTATTGSREQDIGSLHVSKRQRKLLKTSPPINHTNKNVSSSSSSPSSSSSVSSSSPALGSFSPNILEARRKLMKEICAKYKSSISRTITRHHVKHLYVEDKYKLLYCQVPKAGCSNWKRTLMVLAGQAPNAQSIKHDTVHYGHHLKTLDNFDRQGIMHRLETYTKVMFVREPLERMVSAYRDKFENPNNYYHSLFGKPIISKYRVNPSRAALKTGSGVTFKEFVQYLLDVHRPVGMDIHWEQVNQLCNPCLIDYDFIGKFENMEEESNFVLRLTGAPPNITLPNFKDRNPTDTRTSMQITQKYFSQVSMLERQRVYDFYYMDYLMFNYSKPFKDLY
- the LOC119018753 gene encoding carbohydrate sulfotransferase 8-like isoform X5, whose product is MQFPHFEASRQTATTGSREQDIGSLHVSKRQRKLLKTSPPINHTNKNVSSSSSSPSSSSSVSSSSPALGSFSPNILEARRKLMKEICAKYKSSISRTITRHHVKHLYVEDKYKLLYCQVPKAGCSNWKRTLMVLAGQAPNAQSIKHDTVHYGHHLKTLDNFDRQGIMHRLETYTKVMFVREPLERMVSAYRDKFENPNNYYHSLFGKPIISKYRVNPSRAALKTGSGVTFKEFVQYLLDVHRPVGMDIHWEQVNQLCNPCLIDYDFIGKFENMEEESNFVLRLTGAPPNITLPNFKDRNPTDTRTSMQITQKYFSQVSMLERQRVYDFYYMDYLMFNYSKPFKDLY
- the LOC119018753 gene encoding carbohydrate sulfotransferase 8-like isoform X1, translated to MLWMKWKIVVDSLRGRRRRLPCSLWFLLLFAAGGLVLFIHQRDLSEMVQQQGPGRRRPCFSTSSCPRSNCGNTFLTLCLTGVKLGSTPRQSRETLSTQDRERGKPDGYQDHRAAEGSLSSPIPPMQFPHFEASRQTATTGSREQDIGSLHVSKRQRKLLKTSPPINHTNKNVSSSSSSPSSSSSVSSSSPALGSFSPNILEARRKLMKEICAKYKSSISRTITRHHVKHLYVEDKYKLLYCQVPKAGCSNWKRTLMVLAGQAPNAQSIKHDTVHYGHHLKTLDNFDRQGIMHRLETYTKVMFVREPLERMVSAYRDKFENPNNYYHSLFGKPIISKYRVNPSRAALKTGSGVTFKEFVQYLLDVHRPVGMDIHWEQVNQLCNPCLIDYDFIGKFENMEEESNFVLRLTGAPPNITLPNFKDRNPTDTRTSMQITQKYFSQVSMLERQRVYDFYYMDYLMFNYSKPFKDLY
- the LOC119018753 gene encoding carbohydrate sulfotransferase 8-like isoform X4 — encoded protein: MLWMKWKIVVDSLRGRRRRLPCSLWFLLLFAAGGLVLFIHQRDLSEMVQQQGPGVKLGSTPRQSREDRERGKPDGYQDHRAAEGSLSSPIPPMQFPHFEASRQTATTGSREQDIGSLHVSKRQRKLLKTSPPINHTNKNVSSSSSSPSSSSSVSSSSPALGSFSPNILEARRKLMKEICAKYKSSISRTITRHHVKHLYVEDKYKLLYCQVPKAGCSNWKRTLMVLAGQAPNAQSIKHDTVHYGHHLKTLDNFDRQGIMHRLETYTKVMFVREPLERMVSAYRDKFENPNNYYHSLFGKPIISKYRVNPSRAALKTGSGVTFKEFVQYLLDVHRPVGMDIHWEQVNQLCNPCLIDYDFIGKFENMEEESNFVLRLTGAPPNITLPNFKDRNPTDTRTSMQITQKYFSQVSMLERQRVYDFYYMDYLMFNYSKPFKDLY